Sequence from the Marinobacter antarcticus genome:
CCTGCTCAGCGCAACTGCCATCAATTCTCTTATTGTGGTGCTTGTTGTGCTTATGCACCACATGGTACTTGTCCGGCTGAGCGGGCTGCTGGCCAAAATGCACTATCGCCATCACTTTCGTCTGGTGATTGCCGTATTTGGTATCCTGCTCGCCCATACAGCCCAGGTGTGGGTTTTTGCTTGCGCTTACTTTTTCATGCACCACGCCGATTCTTGGGGCTCACTGACGGGCAACTTCAACGGCGGCTTGCTGGATTGTGTTTACTTCTCTTTCAGCACCTTCACCACCGTTGGCTATGGTGATATCGTGCCCGTTGGCCCGCTGCGTTTCCTAACCGGCATCGAAGGGCTCACAGGGTTGGTGCTTATTACCTGGAGCGCTTCTTTCCTGTTTGTGAAAATGCAAAGCTACTGGACTGGTAGCTAGGGCTAATGAACCCATCCGCGCCTGGCAAGCGTGTAATACAGCAGTGGCACAACCAGAACCGTCAGCAGGGTAGAAAGCGCGAGCCCGAACACCAGAGAAATTGCCAGCCCGTTGAAAATCGGATCATTGAGAATGAAGTAAGCGCCTACCATCGCCGATATGGCAGTCAGGGCTATCGGCTTGATGCGCACCGCACCAGCCAGAACTACGGCTTTGTCCAGCTCAACGCCTTCATCCAGAAGCTGCCGGATAAACACAACCAACAAAATGGAGTTGCGCACGATAATGCCTGCTAAGGCAATCATGCCGATCATGCTGGTCGCGGTAAATTCCCGGCCCAGCAAGGCATGCCCGGGCATGATTCCAATCAGGGTCAGCGGAATGGGTGCCATAATCACCAGCGGCAGGATATACGAGCGGAACTGCGCCACCAGCAGCACAAAAATCATGAACATACCCACGCTGTAGGCGGCGCCCATATCCCGGAAGGTTTCGTAGGTAATCTTCCACTCACCATCCCATTTGAGCGTGCCTTTTTCCGGCAACGGCGGCTGGTCAATAAAGAACTGTTCCGGCGCACCTTCTTGCTGTTTCAGGCGATCAACCATGGCAAACATGCCGTACAGGGGGGAATCTATCTCGCCTGCCATATCGGCCGTCACATAAGTCACCGGTAGCAGGTTTTTGTGATAGATCGCGCCCATCCAGTCGGCTTCGCGTACCTGGGCGATACTGGCCAGTGGCACCAGATTACCGGCGCGGCTTCGCACCTGCAGGGACATGAGAACCGACGGCTGCGCCTTATCGGCGTCCTCAAGAGTTACGCGAATAGGCACCGGATATTTGGCATGGTCATCGTGTAAAAAGCTGACGTTCATGCCTCCCAGCGCCAACTGCAAAGCCTCGACGACCTGGGTCTGGGACACCCCAAAACGGGCAGCCCGGGCGCGATCTACTGAAATTTCCCATTGGCGAGTGGGTGCTTCCAGCGTGGTGTCGATATCCACCAATCCCTGCACTTCAGCCATACTCGATGCTACCGAGCGGGCGAGCTCAGCGCGCTGGTCAGGGTCAGCGCCGTAGATCTCCGCCACCACTGGCGACAGCACCGGCGGGCCCGGCGGCACTTCAACAATTTTGACGCTGGCGTCGTACCGATTGCCGATGGCGGTCAGCGGCTCCCGCAACGCCTGGGCAATAACGTGGGACTGACGGGATCGCACACCTTCGTCGCTGAGGTTTACCTGAATGTCGCCCTGATAAGGGTCGCTGCGCAAATAATACTGGCGCACCAGCCCATTGAAGTTGATGGGCGCGGCGGTGCCGGCATAGCTCTGCCAGCTGGTCACTTCGTCAACGGTTTCCAGGTAATGCCCCATTTCCATGAGCACCCGCTGGGTCTGTTCAACCGGCGTGCTCTCGGGCATATCAACCACAACCTGAAGCTCGGATTTGTTGTCGAAAGGCAGCATTTTCATGATAACCGCCTGAAACACCGGTAACGACGAAGCGGCCAGAGTCAGCAGGATCACCCCAAGCGCTAGCAAGCGACGACGCCAACGGTGATCACCCAGAAACGGTGAAAGTATGCCCCCGAAGATTTTCAGGGACATTGGGCTGACACCATCGGCTGAACTGCCGGCCTCTTCAGCTTCTGTCGCGGTTTCACCTTTTTGGTGTTTCAACAGACGCAGTGCCAACCAGGGTGCCACCACAAAGGCAACAATCTGGGATAGCACCATACCGGCGGATGCGTTGATGGGGATGGGGCTCATGTACGGGCCCATCAGGCCTGTTACGAACGCCATGGGTAGCAAGGCCGCCATAATGGTAAGGCTGGCCATAATGGTGGGCGTGCCCACTTCGTCCACCGCTACCGGAATGATATCTCGCACCGGGAGGTTGGAGTTGCGGATCCGGCGGTTGATGTTTTCGGTAATCACGATGCCGTCATCCACCAGAATACCGATGGAAAAAATCAGTGCGAACAGGGAAACCCGGTTCAGGGTGAAGCCCCAGGCCCAGGAGAACACCAGCGTCAGCAACAGTGTGATCAGCACGGCTATACCGACAATCAGCGCCTGGCGCCAGCCCATGGCCACCAGCACCAGCAACACCACGCACAGAGTGGCGGATGTCAAATCGGAAATGAGCTTGCGTGCTTTAACAGAGGCAGTTTCGCCGTAATCCCGGGTAACAATAACTTCCACACCTTCTGGCAAGGCGCGGTTGCGAATCAGCTCCAGCCGCTGCTCAATGGCGGTTGTGATATCCACAGCGTTTTGCCCGGGTTTCTTGGCTATCGCCAATGTTACTGCCGGGTAGACATCACCAGGCTTACCAACATTACCCACATCCGCTGCCGGCCCGAAGCCGGTCATGACACTCTGATCAGCAACGGTTCCGCCGCGGCTGACGTTTGCCACATCATCCAGATACACAGCCGCGCCGTTGTGCATGCCGACAACGAGGGCACGCACATCGTCCATGCTTTTCAGCAAAGTGCCTACCTGAACCGGAATGGAGAGGTTATCACGGGTAATGCGAGCATCCTGACTGCTGCTGTTAGCAGCTCTCAAGGCATCGCGGATATCGCTGAGGGTAAGGTTAAACCCGGCAAGCAGAGCCGGATCAAAATGGATGTCCACCCGGTCAGGCACACCGCCCACCGTATAAACATCCCGGGTTCCGGGCACCCGCTTGAGCGCCACTTCCAGCATGTGGGCCAGACGGGTAAGTTCTTCACCGGTATGACCATTGACGGGGTCGTAAAGCGTGAGCGTCATCACCGGCACATCATCAATGCCCTTCGGCTTGACCAGTGGCTGCGTGGCGCCCAGATCCGGCGGTAGCCAGTCCTGGTTGGAATACACCTGGTCATAAAGCCGCACAAGCGCTTCCTGCCGTGGAATGCCGACTTCAAACTGCACGGTAATAATCGCCTGGCCCTGGCGGGACACGGAGTATACGTGCTCAACACCGGCAATTTCACTCATCACCTGCTCGGCCGGAGTTGCGATGGCACTCTCTACTTCCTGCGTGCTGGCGCCCGGAAAAGCCACCATGATATCCGCCATGGTGACGTCTATCTGCGGCTCTTCCTCTTTCGGAGTCACAACAACTGCGAGCACACCCAGAATGATTGATAGCAGCGCCAGCAAGGGCGTCAGATGGTTATCCTGAAAAACCCGGGCAATCGCCCCGGAAGGACCGACCGGAGGCAGTTCGCGACTCAATTCACTGCCTCCCCATCCAAACGCTCGCCAGAAACACCGGCAGCTGGCAGATTCAGCCGATCTGTACCAACCAGACCAACAGGGTGGATCACGACCTGTTCGCCCTCACTAAGACCCGCCAGGATTTCCAGGCGGCCACCCTGCTGCGCACCGGTACGAACCTGTCGCAACCGTGGGCGACCCTGATCATCCATCACGAAAACGGCTCTGAGCTCACTGCGCCGGACCAGACTGCTGACGGGTATCCAGAGAACCTCCCGGGTTGCGACCGGAACACCGACCTTCACCAGCATGCCCGGGAACAAGGATCCGTTAGGCTCACTAAGG
This genomic interval carries:
- a CDS encoding potassium channel family protein, yielding MLSATAINSLIVVLVVLMHHMVLVRLSGLLAKMHYRHHFRLVIAVFGILLAHTAQVWVFACAYFFMHHADSWGSLTGNFNGGLLDCVYFSFSTFTTVGYGDIVPVGPLRFLTGIEGLTGLVLITWSASFLFVKMQSYWTGS
- a CDS encoding efflux RND transporter permease subunit yields the protein MSRELPPVGPSGAIARVFQDNHLTPLLALLSIILGVLAVVVTPKEEEPQIDVTMADIMVAFPGASTQEVESAIATPAEQVMSEIAGVEHVYSVSRQGQAIITVQFEVGIPRQEALVRLYDQVYSNQDWLPPDLGATQPLVKPKGIDDVPVMTLTLYDPVNGHTGEELTRLAHMLEVALKRVPGTRDVYTVGGVPDRVDIHFDPALLAGFNLTLSDIRDALRAANSSSQDARITRDNLSIPVQVGTLLKSMDDVRALVVGMHNGAAVYLDDVANVSRGGTVADQSVMTGFGPAADVGNVGKPGDVYPAVTLAIAKKPGQNAVDITTAIEQRLELIRNRALPEGVEVIVTRDYGETASVKARKLISDLTSATLCVVLLVLVAMGWRQALIVGIAVLITLLLTLVFSWAWGFTLNRVSLFALIFSIGILVDDGIVITENINRRIRNSNLPVRDIIPVAVDEVGTPTIMASLTIMAALLPMAFVTGLMGPYMSPIPINASAGMVLSQIVAFVVAPWLALRLLKHQKGETATEAEEAGSSADGVSPMSLKIFGGILSPFLGDHRWRRRLLALGVILLTLAASSLPVFQAVIMKMLPFDNKSELQVVVDMPESTPVEQTQRVLMEMGHYLETVDEVTSWQSYAGTAAPINFNGLVRQYYLRSDPYQGDIQVNLSDEGVRSRQSHVIAQALREPLTAIGNRYDASVKIVEVPPGPPVLSPVVAEIYGADPDQRAELARSVASSMAEVQGLVDIDTTLEAPTRQWEISVDRARAARFGVSQTQVVEALQLALGGMNVSFLHDDHAKYPVPIRVTLEDADKAQPSVLMSLQVRSRAGNLVPLASIAQVREADWMGAIYHKNLLPVTYVTADMAGEIDSPLYGMFAMVDRLKQQEGAPEQFFIDQPPLPEKGTLKWDGEWKITYETFRDMGAAYSVGMFMIFVLLVAQFRSYILPLVIMAPIPLTLIGIMPGHALLGREFTATSMIGMIALAGIIVRNSILLVVFIRQLLDEGVELDKAVVLAGAVRIKPIALTAISAMVGAYFILNDPIFNGLAISLVFGLALSTLLTVLVVPLLYYTLARRGWVH